The Geothrix oryzae DNA window CTCATGGCCGGGAACAGGATCATTTCGCCGAAGGTCCAGATCACCGTGGTGAGGATCAGTGTGGTGCGGCCCGTGGCCCAGGCCGTCAGGCCGAAGCCCGCGGCAAGGCAAAGCGCCCCGACGAAGAGCTGCCGGCCGTGCGGCCACCGGGCCATGGCCAGGTTCAGCGAGACCTCCAGGGCCACGATGATCAGGGTGTTGACCGTGAACAGCAGGCCGTAGAAGCGGCTGCCCAGGTCCAGGTCGCGCACCACCCACAGCGGCAGGGTGCCCTCGATCTGGAAGAACACCATCAGCAGGGGGACGAAGGGGAGGAGGAGGAAGGCCAGGTGGCGGTCCCGCCACGGGCTGGCGCCCCGCGCCTGCTCGTGATGGGGAGAAGGCCGGGGCGGCGTCTTCAGCAGCAGGCCCAGCAGGAGGGCCCCGGCCAGAGTGCTGAGTCCGTCGGTCCAGAACACCCAGGTGTAGCTTCGATGGGCGATGAAGCCGCCCACCGCCGGCCCCACGGCCATGCCCAGGTTCACGGCCAGCCGGTGCAGGGCATAGACGGCCTTGCGCTGCTCGGGCGGAGCGAGGTCCGCCAACAGGGCCATGGCGCTGGGCCAGAAGGCCTGGGTGAGGCCCGCCCAGAGGAAGATGAGGGCGAAGAGCAGCGGCCTGGCCGTGGCGAAGGGGAGCAGCAGCAGCAGCGTCCCCGACGACCAGAGGCTGGCCTTCAACACCTGGACATGGCCCAGCCGGTCCGCCAGCCGGCC harbors:
- a CDS encoding MDR family MFS transporter, whose product is MNPWKGLRGLPREVWLVCASTLVNRLGTMALPFLVLYLTEGRRWTPGEAGFGMMVYGAGALAAGPFSGRLADRLGHVQVLKASLWSSGTLLLLLPFATARPLLFALIFLWAGLTQAFWPSAMALLADLAPPEQRKAVYALHRLAVNLGMAVGPAVGGFIAHRSYTWVFWTDGLSTLAGALLLGLLLKTPPRPSPHHEQARGASPWRDRHLAFLLLPFVPLLMVFFQIEGTLPLWVVRDLDLGSRFYGLLFTVNTLIIVALEVSLNLAMARWPHGRQLFVGALCLAAGFGLTAWATGRTTLILTTVIWTFGEMILFPAMSDAVATLAPPDRRGEYMGLLSLCFAAGLALGPWLGVLAYAKAGPRAVWLSAFGVALGAGLLLARFRTPDGPRPPRDQPLQSAG